The Daucus carota subsp. sativus chromosome 7, DH1 v3.0, whole genome shotgun sequence genome window below encodes:
- the LOC108194748 gene encoding uncharacterized protein LOC108194748: MTTNSKWPEIQEMMKHLPGVNVADAPDVVALMHVIEFQKRGLPHAHMLIWLDDRDKPKTAEQIDKLVSAEIPDEHEDSIGYNAVKNYMIHGPCGKDATYSACMVNGRCGRHFPKRYNGVTCFDESGFPIYRRRNTGRTVLRKGVILDNKFVVPYNRELLLRFQCHINLEICNNSRSLKYLFKYCLKGHDTATMLLKRKNDNSANIASAASKSKIFDEVKHYLDGRYVCASEAAWRILGFDIHSRWPSVDRLPIHLLESKYVSFKTGDSLQNVCKRADAKMSKLEAWFVANQKLPEARNYTYAEFPTYFTWLPKECKWKYRQRGEVVGRLSEVHPTAGDLLYLRMLLLRKKGCTKFEDLRTIDGVLHDTYKEACGALGLLQNDKQWHDALSENAQSSFPHQLREMFVNILSYSSVADPHFLWKCHWRCMSEDILVKRRNVTGNFELELTETDLQNYALSEIEKLFSDIGKSLRDFPDMPFPPEIYISSDSNRLIAEETSYDVQEMKEKHDTNHKKLNAEQKIVHDSVIKSVNTKEGGLFFVHGSGGCGKTFLWQTIIAALRANRQIVLPVASSGIAATLLPGGRTAHSRFHIPLKLD; this comes from the exons ATGACTACGAATTCAAAATGGCCTGAGATACAAGAGATGATGAAACATCTGCCTGGTGTGAATGTGGCCGATGCTCCAGATGTGGTTGCAC TGATGCACGTCATTGAATTTCAAAAACGTGGCCTGCCACATGCTCATATGTTGATCTGGCTCGACGACAGGGATAAGCCTAAGACTGCGGAGCAAATTGACAAGTTAGTGAGTGCAGAAATACCAGATGAGCACGAGGATAGCATTGGATACAATGCggtgaaaaattatatgatccaTGGTCCATGCGGTAAAGATGCAACTTATTCCGCTTGCATGGTCAATGGCAGATGTGGACGTCATTTTCCCAAGAG GTATAATGGAGTTACATGTTTTGATGAATCTGGGTTTCCCATATACCGGCGTCGCAACACTGGAAGGACTGTGTTGAGAAAAGGTGTGATACTTGATAATAAATTTGTTGTTCCTTACAACAGGGAATTGTTGCTTCGTTTTCAGTGTCACATCAACCTAGAAATATGCAATAATTCACGATCTTTGAAGTACTTATTTAAGTATTGCCTAAAAGGCCATGACACTGCTACAATGCTTCTAAAGCGGAAGAATGATAATTCTGCGAACATTGCATCAGCAGCCTCCAAGTCCAAGATATTTGATGAAGTTAAACATTACTTGGATGGTCGATACGTGTGTGCATCTGAAGCTGCGTGGAGGATATTGGGTTTTGATATTCATTCAAGATGGCCATCTGTTGATCGTCTACCAATTCATCTACTAGAGAGCAAATACGTGAGCTTCAAGACAGGAGATTCCCTTCAAAATGTTTGCAAACGTGCAGATGCGAAAATGAGCAAACTTGAGGCTTGGTTCGTAGCAAATCAAAAGCTTCCAGAGGCTAGGAATTACACATATGCTGAGTTTCCTACATATTTTACATGGCTCCCCAAAGAGTGCAAGTGGAAATATAGGCAGAGAGGTGAGGTTGTTGGCAGGCTATCGGAAGTTCATCCAACTGCTGGTGACCTGCTCTATCTTCGAATGTTGTTGTTACGGAAAAAGGGATGTACTAAATTTGAGGATCTTCGCACTATCGATGGAGTGTTGCACGATACATATAAAGAGGCATGTGGTGCCTTGGGATTGTTGCAGAATGATAAACAGTGGCATGATGCTTTGTCTGAGAATGCACAATCATCATTTCCTCATCAACTTAGGGAGATGTTTGTGAACATCCTATCTTACAGTTCTGTTGCCGATCCTCATTTCCTATGGAAGTGTCACTGGAGGTGCATGTCCGAAGACATTTTAGTCAAGCGCCGTAATGTGACTGGTAATTTTGAACTAGAACTTACAGAGACCGACTTACAGAATTATGCACTTTCAG AAATTGAGAAGCTCTTTAGCGATATTGGAAAAAGTTTGAGAGACTTCCCTGATATGCCATTCCCACCAGAAATTTACATTTCATCTGATTCCAACCGACTCATCGCTGAAGAAACTTCCTATGATGTTCAAGAAATGAAGGAAAAACACGACACTAATCATAAAAAACTTAATGCAGAGCAGAAGATTGTTCACGACTCAGTCATAAAGTCTGTTAATACGAAGGAAGGTGGTCTTTTCTTTGTACACGGTTCTGGCGGTTGTGGTAAGACTTTCCTATGGCAGACGATAATTGCTGCACTTCGTGCCAACCGCCAGATAGTTCTCCCTGTGGCATCTTCTGGGATTGCTGCCACGCTTCTCCCTGGTGGGAGGACCGCTCACTCTCGCTTCCACATACCTCTCAAGCTTGATTAG
- the LOC108194749 gene encoding uncharacterized protein LOC108194749, with the protein MQHRYAFECVDRSIRDIMSAVNPEKAQKPFGGITVVFGGDFRQILPVIPKAGRPDIVGASLNNSRLWEHCKVFLLFRNMRLHAGNTDEQNRLIKEFSDWQLKVGDGKVDPISFKEHVSEVLFRLPQQHVIHSEDKPIQDLIDVVYPDFANRCSSSEYFSSRAILTPTNAVVDDINYAILDKLPGETYTYLSQDSLEDQGVEENDFDESFPIEYLNSLNLPCIPKHELRVKVGTPVMLMRNLNQINGLCNGTRMIVTGCKKNTIECEIMSGSHAGKKHLIPRIEMIPRIKLKNNKDTKRKKKHL; encoded by the coding sequence ATGCAGCATCGTTACGCGTTTGAGTGTGTGGACCGCAGCATACGGGATATAATGTCTGCTGTCAACCCGGAAAAAGCTCAAAAACCTTTTGGAGGCATAACCGTTGTGTTTGGCGGCGATTTTCGTCAAATCTTACCTGTTATCCCCAAGGCAGGGAGACCCGATATTGTTGGTGCTTCTCTGAATAATTCTCGACTGTGGGAACACTGCAAGGTCTTCCTCCTTTTTCGGAATATGCGTTTGCATGCTGGCAACACAGATGAGCAAAACAGACTTATAAAAGAGTTTAGTGACTGGCAGTTAAAAGTTGGAGATGGGAAGGTCGATCCAATTAGCTTCAAGGAGCATGTTTCTGAGGTATTATTTAGATTACCACAGCAGCATGTTATTCACTCCGAGGACAAACCAATACAGGATCTGATTGATGTTGTCTATCCAGATTTTGCAAACCGATGTTCATCTTCTGAGTATTTTAGTTCCCGTGCCATTCTCACGCCAACAAATGCAGTTGTTGATGACATAAATTACGCTATTCTTGACAAACTTCCCGGAGAGACGTATACATACCTGAGTCAGGACTCATTAGAAGACCAGGGTGTAGAAGAGAATGATTTTGACGAGTCGTTCCCAATCGAATATCTAAATTCTTTGAACCTGCCTTGCATTCCTAAACATGAATTGAGGGTAAAAGTTGGTACTCCAGTTATGCTGATGAGGAACTTAAACCAGATAAACGGTCTTTGCAACGGAACTCGGATGATAGTGACTGGATGCAAGAAGAACACTATTGAATGTGAAATAATGTCCGGTTCCCATGCTGGTAAAAAGCATCTGATACCGCGCATAGAAATGATACCgcgcataaaattaaaaaacaataaagatacaaagagaaaaaaaaagcaTTTGTGA